A window of the Bufo gargarizans isolate SCDJY-AF-19 chromosome 1, ASM1485885v1, whole genome shotgun sequence genome harbors these coding sequences:
- the LOC122929771 gene encoding uncharacterized protein LOC122929771, translating to MSEKRGRSKKACPPTRRRRIEEVSPSSSDSTSPRPSPRPQSSEESQGSPRGGVAGMDQDRTEETSSRSAVQNPPVPSRGRGRGRGGRRCVSAVSAREDREFVIHSSDNELLIQLVEARPSLWDPSDRQHADHHLTQRLWRDIGEEFVSGWEDLSAADQKEYVDKIITRWRSIRDRFKREYNREVHAPSGSGARPQKPYAHNEALGFLRPTLGLRRTTSSTREPEPSLEADPGPAATTSPPVPHSPVRVNPGPLPGPSFQRTLSRWRENVRATLNRRRPGRSRREDYGDLVEIVSDALEGFAEDMRRVVEDLARRGEGAESARQLSQHEHFLQTMVPRMDQMNPEQVHEFRIMMENASWEILHRPPPTTYPPPTTYPPPTTYPPPTTYPPTHVYQHTQSLPSHSHHPSLSQPPEHGYNLPSFSATPSPPRYHAPTSFPTHSLSHAREQSTPDPSTHHTPRNPASFPTAHHFQSSSEDRGASAAVPGRSTPQRYTSPKRFTKF from the exons ATGTCTGAAAAAAGAGGTAGGAGCAAAAAAGCTTGTCCTCCAACCAGGCGACGACGAATTGAAGAAGTG tctccgTCTTCAAGTGATTCCACAAGCCCAAGGCCATCACCAAGGCCGCAAAGTTCAGAGGAATCACAGGGTTCACCACGGGGAGGTGTAGCTGGTATGGACCAGGACCGGACTGAA gaaacTTCATCAAGATCCGCCGTGCAGAATCCCCCAGTCCCCTCCAGAGGCCGTGGGAGAGGCCGTGGCGGTCGGAGATGT gtGTCTGCAGTCTCCGCCAGGGAAGATAGGGAGTTCGTCATTCACAGCAGTGACAATGAACTCCTTATCCAACTGGTGGAGGCTCGTCCCTCACTATGGGACCCCTCCGACCGCCAACACGCCGACCATCATCtcacccagcggctctggagggataTTGGCGAGGAATTCgtctctggctgggaggatcTCTCTGCGGCGGACCAAAAAGAATATG tggacaAGATTATCACTCGGTGGCGGTCAATCCGGGACCGCTTCAAGAGAGAGTACAATCGTGAGGTTCACGCCCCGAGTGGCTCTGGAGCCAGACCACAGAAGCCCTACGCCCACAATGAGGCGTTGGGGTTTCTGCGTCCGACGCTGGGCCTTCGAAG aactaccagcagcactcgggagcctgaacCCTCTCTTGAAGCGGACCCAGGACCGGCCGCCAccaccagccctcctgtccctcattcACCTGTTCGGGTCAATCCTGGTCCCCTACCTGGTCCCTCTTTTCAACGTACGCTCTCAAGATGGCGAGAAAATGTGAGAGCTACGTTGAATCGCAGGAGACCAGGTAGGAGCCGTCGGGAAGACTATGGGGACCTTGTAGAGATCGTTTCTGATGCTCTGGAAGGTTTCGCAGAAGACATGCGTCGAGTTGTGGAAGACTTGGCACGCCGAggggagggggcggagtcggcACGTCAACTCTCCCAACACGAACATTTCCTGCAAACCATGGTCCCCCGGATGGACCAAATGAATCCTGAGCAGGTGCATGAGTTCCGTATTATGATGGAGAATGCGTCGTGGGAAATCCTGCACCGCCCCCCACCCACTACCTACCCCCCACCCACTACCTACCCCCCACCCACTACCTACCCCCCACCCACTACCTACCCCCCAACCCATGTGTATCAACACACTCAAAGTCTACCTTCCCATTCACATCATCCTTCCCTTTCCCAACCCCCCGAGCATGGGTACAATCTACCTTCTTTTTCTGcaactccctctcctcctcgctATCATGCTCCTACTTCTTTCCCCACTCATTCTTTGTCCCATGCTCGGGAACAATCAACTCCCGACCCTTCCACTCACCACACCCCCAGAAATCCTGCATCCTTTCCCACGGCGCATCATTTTCAGTCCTCATCTGAAGACAGGGGGGCTTCTGCCGCTGTTCCAGgacggtccactccccaacgctaCACCTCCCCTAAACGTTTTACCAAGTTCTAA
- the LOC122929787 gene encoding protein ALP1-like, producing MLPAHLRLRLRFQILKARWMRRDTERRRRRYWIHPISSRRMTRGVFSVLYLELRANPEKFYNYMRMTVESYDQLLQRISSTIERQDTRMRRPISPSERLMVTIRYLATGETLTSLHYQYRIGISTLCEIVKDTCRALWATMHEDYIPHPTTERWIQIADKFMQTCQFPNCLGAVDGKHIRIVKPSKSGSEYFNYKKYFSIILMAIADAEYRFVAVDIGAYGRTNDSMAFKTSAMGRRLYSKQFGLPPARPLPGTDGPPMPFVVVGDEAFQMCENLLKPYSSRDLNSTKRIFNYRLTRARRLVECAFGILVAKWRVLNKAINLKVETIDHVVKACVVLHNYLLSEEPLRLDPQDVDCTLTRMQNVSSRSTVAISRMRDGFANYFVSEAGSVPWQNNVL from the exons ATGTTGCCTGCACACTTGCGTCTCCGGCTGCGTTTTCAAATTCTTAAAGCTAGATGGATGAGACGAGACACTGAAAGAAGAAGACGTCGTTATTGGATACACCCGATAAGTTCCAGAAGGATGACCAGAGGTGTTTTTTCAGTACTTTATTTGGAATTGCGTGCAAATCCagaaaaattttacaattatATGCGCATGACGGTTGAGAGTTATGACCAGCTACTGCAGCGCATTTCTTCAACCATCGAAAGGCAAGATACCAGAATGAGAAGGCCCATTTCACCATCAGAGAGGTTAATGGTGacaataag GTATCTTGCTACTGGAGAAACCCTAACGTCATTGCATTACCAATATCGTATTGGAATCTCCACACTCTGTGAAATAGTAAAGGATACTTGCCGTGCATTGTGGGCGACAATGCATGAAGACTATATCCCGCATCCAACAACTGAACGATGGATTCAAATAGCGGACAAGTTCATGCAAACCTGCCAATTTCCAAATTGTCTAGGAGCCGTAGATGGAAAACATATACGTATTGTTAAGCCTTCAAAAAGTGGATCAGAatattttaattataaaaaatatttctcaATAATTTTAATGGCAATTGCAGATGCTGAATATCGATTTGTTGCTGTGGATATCGGAGCATACGGACGGACCAATGACTCCATGGCATTCAAAACCTCCGCTATGGGGCGCCGGCTCTATTCAAAACAATTTGGATTACCGCCTGCAAGACCGTTGCCAGGGACAGATGGACCTCCCATGCCATTTGTTGTGGTAGGGGACGAAGCCTTCCAAATGTGTGAAAATCTTTTAAAGCCATACTCCAGCCGTGATTTAAATTCCACCAAACGGATTTTCAATTATAGACTCACAAGAGCTAGAAGActggtggagtgcgcctttgggATACTTGTCGCAAAATGGCGTGTTCTAAACAAGGCAATTAACCTAAAAGTAGAAACTATTGATCATGTTGTTAAGGCTTGTGTGGTGTTACATAACTATCTATTATCTGAGGAACCACTGCGTCTGGACCCTCAAGATGTAGATTGTACACTGACCAGGATGCAAAATGTGTCATCTCGATCTACCGTCGCAATTTCTAGAATGAGGGacggttttgccaattattttgTCTCCGAAGCAGGTAGCGTGCCCTGGCAAAATAATGTTTTGTAA